Proteins found in one Seonamhaeicola sp. S2-3 genomic segment:
- a CDS encoding DUF2723 domain-containing protein → MSNNNFKKWNTLLGWFSFLVALITYSLTVEPTVSFWDAGEYILTSSKLQVGHPPGAPLFQMLGAFFSMFTFGNNELIGWMMNMMSAVASAFTILFMFWTITLLLKKIVGSSKDNQPKALAILGSGLVGSLAFTFTDSFWFNAVETEVYAMATLIMSILFWLGLRWEQDMDKPRGNRWLILIAFIIGLSFGVHFMGLLTIPAIGLIYYFKNYKTITVKNFIIANIVSVAVLLFVFKLLAPNILKIFSASEIFFVNSIGLPFNSGSIIAGIMLVAIIFYALKYTRKKNYTHLNTGILCLTFIIIGFSTWLMLPIRANANVVINENNPSSARELLAYYNLEQYPETHLFYGPQFTDQYAALDENNPYKDDKPKYEKDEDKGKYIIVNDYKNARQNYNSKHASILPRMWSGEHAENYMMFSGFLDFKLKPEYQMQNELRSLVNNFKKDVYEGNVDYEDYHRFLKQYGPSYFDIEKPSLGANLAYMFEYQLGYMYWRYFMWNFAGRQDDIQGRYDNHGNWISGIKFLDEMHLGYSQDNLPSDVKNNKARNTYYLLPLILGLIGFFFLFNKDKKLFWVMLVFFLFTGLAIQVYTNVRPFEPRERDYSVVGSFYVFALWIGFGVYAIYDALKKYVPKKLAAPVITIVCLILVPGILAANNWDDHDRSGKYTAQAMARKYLDSCAENAILFTIGDNDTFALWYAQEIEGYRTDVRIVNTSLFQTDWYIDQMKRKAYESDPIPSQLTHDDYKYGTNDYVRIAPIAKDTIEIKEALNFITSDNPKTRFKFYLQQFTDADVNAYPSRELNARYLPTEYLRLPVNKENALKYGIVKEEDADKIVPYIDIHVKEGALYKNRLLMLDIVANNEWKRPIYFTGGSFGDDDYIWMKDYLQLDGMCYKLVPIKTPVNKANPFDMGRVDTDIMYEQVKNWYWGNSGADIYHDPETRKNSITYRGNLARLIEQLINENKLDKAEEIANIAMTNMPVDYYGYYTLLEPYISAYYEVGNKEKAQQLYKDVAQKYQENLKYYSSLKPESQKQLFEDIFTDIERYKALIDVLIKYDVEFAETEGDIFNDYLRMFKLFYGDDEPEEQPIDKDIPTTPDSITESN, encoded by the coding sequence ATGTCTAATAATAACTTTAAAAAATGGAATACGCTGTTAGGGTGGTTCTCTTTTTTAGTTGCACTTATAACGTATAGTTTAACAGTTGAGCCCACAGTTAGTTTTTGGGATGCAGGAGAATATATATTAACCTCTTCTAAATTACAAGTTGGGCATCCACCTGGAGCGCCATTATTTCAAATGCTTGGTGCATTTTTCTCAATGTTTACTTTTGGTAACAATGAGCTTATTGGTTGGATGATGAACATGATGAGTGCTGTAGCCAGTGCATTCACTATTCTTTTTATGTTCTGGACAATCACCTTATTACTTAAAAAAATTGTTGGTAGTAGTAAAGATAACCAACCAAAAGCACTAGCCATTCTTGGCAGCGGTTTGGTTGGTAGTTTAGCATTTACCTTTACAGATTCATTTTGGTTTAACGCTGTTGAAACCGAAGTTTATGCCATGGCAACCTTAATTATGTCTATTCTATTTTGGTTAGGGTTACGTTGGGAGCAGGACATGGATAAACCACGTGGCAACCGTTGGCTTATTTTAATTGCCTTTATTATTGGGCTCTCTTTTGGTGTTCACTTTATGGGACTTTTAACCATACCCGCCATTGGGCTTATTTACTACTTTAAAAACTATAAAACCATTACTGTTAAAAACTTTATCATTGCTAATATTGTTTCGGTGGCGGTTTTATTATTTGTATTTAAACTATTAGCTCCTAACATTCTTAAAATATTTAGTGCATCAGAAATATTTTTTGTAAATTCTATTGGATTACCTTTTAACTCGGGCTCTATTATTGCCGGAATTATGCTAGTGGCCATTATCTTTTATGCACTTAAATACACCCGAAAGAAAAACTACACACATTTAAACACCGGTATCTTGTGTTTAACATTCATTATTATAGGGTTTTCCACTTGGTTAATGCTACCCATTAGAGCTAATGCCAATGTAGTTATTAATGAAAATAACCCTTCTAGTGCTAGAGAACTTTTAGCGTATTATAATTTAGAACAATACCCAGAAACACATTTATTTTATGGGCCTCAGTTTACAGATCAATATGCTGCTTTAGATGAAAACAATCCATATAAAGATGACAAGCCTAAATATGAAAAAGATGAAGACAAAGGCAAATATATTATTGTAAACGATTATAAAAACGCAAGGCAAAACTACAACTCTAAACACGCTTCTATTTTACCACGTATGTGGAGTGGTGAACATGCCGAAAATTACATGATGTTTAGTGGTTTTTTAGATTTTAAGCTAAAACCAGAATATCAAATGCAAAATGAGTTGCGTTCTTTGGTTAATAACTTTAAAAAAGATGTCTACGAAGGAAATGTAGATTATGAAGACTACCACAGATTTTTAAAACAATATGGTCCTTCTTATTTTGATATAGAAAAACCTTCTTTAGGTGCCAATCTTGCTTATATGTTTGAATACCAATTAGGCTACATGTATTGGCGTTATTTTATGTGGAATTTTGCAGGTAGACAAGATGATATTCAAGGAAGATATGACAATCATGGTAATTGGATTAGCGGTATTAAATTCCTTGACGAAATGCATTTAGGTTACTCTCAAGACAACTTACCCAGCGATGTTAAAAACAACAAAGCTAGAAACACCTATTATTTGTTACCACTTATCTTAGGACTAATTGGTTTCTTCTTTTTATTTAATAAAGACAAGAAACTGTTTTGGGTTATGTTAGTGTTTTTCCTATTTACAGGACTTGCCATTCAGGTATACACAAACGTACGCCCTTTTGAACCTAGAGAGCGTGACTATTCGGTAGTAGGTTCTTTCTACGTTTTTGCACTATGGATTGGTTTTGGGGTTTATGCCATTTATGACGCACTAAAAAAATATGTCCCCAAAAAGCTAGCGGCACCAGTTATTACTATTGTTTGCTTAATATTAGTTCCAGGCATTTTAGCAGCCAATAATTGGGATGACCATGACCGCTCTGGAAAATACACAGCACAAGCTATGGCTAGAAAATACTTAGACTCTTGTGCAGAAAATGCCATACTTTTTACCATTGGCGATAATGACACCTTTGCGCTTTGGTATGCTCAAGAAATTGAAGGTTATAGGACCGATGTACGTATTGTAAACACCAGTTTATTTCAAACTGATTGGTACATAGACCAAATGAAACGTAAAGCTTATGAAAGTGACCCTATACCATCACAATTAACCCATGATGATTATAAATATGGCACTAATGATTATGTAAGAATAGCACCTATTGCAAAAGACACTATTGAAATTAAAGAAGCTTTAAACTTTATTACAAGCGATAACCCTAAAACTAGGTTTAAATTCTATTTACAACAATTTACAGATGCCGATGTTAATGCATATCCTTCAAGAGAACTTAATGCAAGATATTTACCAACAGAGTATTTAAGACTTCCTGTAAACAAAGAGAATGCATTAAAATATGGTATTGTAAAAGAAGAAGATGCCGATAAAATTGTACCATACATTGATATACATGTAAAAGAAGGAGCACTATATAAAAACCGTTTATTAATGCTAGATATTGTTGCTAATAATGAATGGAAACGCCCTATTTATTTTACAGGCGGTAGCTTTGGCGATGATGATTACATATGGATGAAAGACTACCTACAACTTGACGGCATGTGCTACAAACTAGTGCCCATTAAAACACCTGTTAATAAAGCAAATCCTTTTGATATGGGTAGAGTTGATACCGATATTATGTATGAACAAGTTAAAAATTGGTATTGGGGTAATAGTGGTGCAGACATATACCACGATCCTGAAACTAGAAAAAACTCAATTACTTACAGAGGTAATTTAGCCAGATTAATTGAACAATTAATAAACGAAAACAAATTAGACAAGGCAGAGGAAATAGCAAATATTGCCATGACCAATATGCCCGTTGATTACTATGGGTACTATACTCTTTTAGAACCTTACATTAGCGCTTATTACGAAGTTGGAAACAAAGAAAAAGCCCAACAACTGTACAAAGATGTAGCACAGAAATATCAAGAAAATTTAAAATACTACAGCAGTTTAAAACCAGAAAGCCAAAAACAACTGTTTGAAGATATTTTTACAGATATTGAGCGCTACAAAGCACTAATTGATGTTTTAATTAAATATGATGTTGAATTTGCTGAAACCGAAGGCGATATTTTCAATGATTATTTAAGGATGTTTAAATTATTTTATGGTGATGATGAACCTGAAGAACAACCTATAGATAAAGACATACCCACCACACCCGATAGTATTACAGAAAGCAATTAA